From Mytilus edulis chromosome 9, xbMytEdul2.2, whole genome shotgun sequence, the proteins below share one genomic window:
- the LOC139490109 gene encoding RYamide receptor-like, whose product MNNSFTNETYISEQKISHFLQTIFIFLYSIIVVIAIGGNSIVCYLVYAYKRMRTIPNYFLVNLAISDIIMAIFCIPFTFVANLLLNYWPFGETMCPLVSYLQMVAVFLSAYTLVAMSFDRYIVIVHPFRPRITTRKTLCVIIIIWILSLSIPIPTLIKSKVQYYSNTSGQCLETWDNNHTLMYAYSTGIMVLHFFGPLVVLIFCYSRIGYNIWKKTLHGNDENKRRLQLASTKQKVVWGLIIVPYFVRHLFSGGDLS is encoded by the exons atgaacaacaGTTTCACAAATGAAACTTACATTTCTGAACAAaaaatttctcattttttacaAACTATATTCATATTCCTATATTCTATAATCGTAGTAATAGCTATAGGGGGAAATAGTATTGTTTGTTATCTAGTGTATGCGTACAAACGGATGAGAACTATTCCAAATTATTTTCTTGTGAATTTAGCCATAAGTGATATAATCATGGCGATTTTTTGTATTCCGTTCACATTTGTGGCCAATCTTTTATTAAACTATTGGCCATTCGGTGAAACTATGTGTCCTTTAGTGAGTTATTTACAAATGGTAGCAGTGTTTCTGAGCGCTtatacattggttgcaatgagtTTTGACCGCTACATCGTAATTGTGCACCCTTTTAGACCAAGAATAACTACAAGAAAAACCCTGTGTGTTATTATTATAATCTGGATATTATCTTTATCTATACCCATTCCAACATTAATCAAATCAAAAGTGCAATATTATTCAAACACAAGTGGCCAATGTTTAGAAACATGGGATAACAATCACACTTTAATGTATGCCTACAGTACAGGAATAATGGTATTACATTTTTTCGGACCATTAGTTGTGTTGATATTCTGCTATAGTAGAATAGGATATAACATTTGGAAGAAAACCCTTCAtggaaatgatgaaaataaaagaCGATTACAGTTAGCTTCAACAAAACAAAAG GTCGTGTGGGGACTTATAATAGTTCCTTACTTTGTACGTCATTTATTCTCTGGTGGAGACTTGTCTTAG